One part of the Microvirga sp. TS319 genome encodes these proteins:
- a CDS encoding iron-containing alcohol dehydrogenase, whose protein sequence is MTTSLRSNWNYPTAIRFGAGRIAELAEACKSLGMQAPLIVTDPFLATQAMTKAALDQLTGNGLKAAIFSDVKPNPVETNVYRGLEALKAGKNDGVVAFGGGSALDAGKVIAFMAGQTRPMWDFEDIGDWWTRADPSGILPIVAVPTTAGTGSEVGRAGVITQEASHTKKVIFHPLMMPKIVICDPELTVGMPPHITAGTGLDALAHCIEAYCAPGYHPMADGIAVEGIRLVKEYLPRAYQDGKDIEARAQMMSAAAMGATAFQKGLGAIHALSHPTGALYDTHHGLTNAVFMPYVLAYNRRAIEERIERLAAYIGLQPSFQAFLDWVLKLRKDLGVPHTLEGLKVDGARFEEMSEMAPSDPTAGGNPVPITKESARKLFEDALVGRI, encoded by the coding sequence ATGACCACGTCCTTGCGCTCCAACTGGAACTATCCCACCGCAATCCGCTTCGGCGCGGGCCGCATCGCGGAACTGGCCGAAGCCTGCAAGTCCTTGGGCATGCAGGCTCCGCTCATCGTCACGGACCCGTTCCTCGCCACTCAGGCGATGACGAAGGCAGCGCTGGATCAGCTGACCGGCAACGGCCTGAAGGCCGCGATCTTTTCCGACGTCAAGCCGAACCCGGTCGAGACGAACGTCTATAGAGGTCTCGAGGCCCTGAAAGCCGGCAAGAACGACGGCGTCGTCGCCTTCGGCGGCGGCTCGGCGCTCGATGCGGGCAAGGTCATCGCCTTCATGGCGGGGCAGACCCGTCCCATGTGGGATTTCGAGGACATCGGTGACTGGTGGACCCGGGCGGATCCTTCGGGAATCCTGCCGATCGTCGCCGTGCCGACAACGGCCGGCACGGGTTCGGAAGTGGGGCGCGCGGGCGTGATCACGCAGGAGGCCAGCCACACCAAGAAAGTGATCTTCCACCCGCTCATGATGCCGAAGATCGTCATCTGCGATCCGGAGCTGACCGTGGGCATGCCGCCGCACATCACCGCAGGCACGGGCCTCGATGCGCTCGCCCATTGCATCGAAGCCTATTGCGCGCCGGGCTATCATCCGATGGCCGACGGCATCGCGGTCGAGGGCATTCGCCTCGTGAAGGAATATCTCCCGCGCGCCTATCAGGACGGCAAGGACATCGAAGCCCGCGCGCAGATGATGTCGGCCGCCGCCATGGGGGCCACGGCATTTCAGAAGGGACTCGGCGCGATCCATGCCCTGTCGCATCCGACAGGCGCGCTCTACGATACCCATCACGGTCTGACGAACGCGGTCTTCATGCCCTATGTGCTGGCCTATAACCGCCGGGCCATCGAAGAGAGGATCGAGCGCCTGGCCGCTTACATCGGCCTTCAGCCGTCCTTCCAGGCCTTCCTGGATTGGGTGCTGAAGCTGCGCAAGGATCTCGGAGTGCCGCACACCCTGGAGGGTTTGAAGGTCGACGGTGCCCGCTTCGAGGAAATGTCCGAGATGGCCCCCAGCGACCCTACCGCCGGCGGCAATCCCGTGCCGATCACGAAGGAGAGCGCTCGCAAGCTCTTCGAGGACGCACTTGTCGGACGGATCTGA
- a CDS encoding glutamine synthetase family protein has product MTAPTIKNAADAMDYVRSRDLPFVKIGLSDIDGIMRGKYMARDKFESALEKGFGFCDVVLGWDSNDQLYDNTTLTGWHTAYPDATARVLPETMRLIPFENDLPFFLAEFDGYAEPACPRGVLRRVLKRAEDMGFCVSAAAEFEFFLFEETPHSVREKDYRNLKNITPGFFGYSVLRSGAHADFYHELLDLANKMDFEIEGLHTETGPGVLEAAIRVDDALRAADKAALFKTYTKILAQRRGWMATFMAKWSRDWPGQSGHLHSSLRDLGTGKGAFYDPGAKYGMSEIMRWYVGGQQKLMPEILAMVASTVNSYTRLIPGFWAPTDSAWGVENRTTALRVIPGSEKSQRVEYRVAAADINPYIALAAAIGSGLWGIENRIEPGEPVEGNAYAVEHPKERALPRSLGEAAHRLRNSQAARHLFGDTFVDHYAATREWEEREARKAITDWQLARYFEII; this is encoded by the coding sequence ATGACCGCTCCCACAATCAAGAACGCCGCCGATGCCATGGACTATGTGCGCAGCCGCGACCTGCCTTTCGTCAAGATCGGGCTGAGCGATATCGACGGTATCATGCGGGGCAAGTACATGGCCCGCGACAAGTTCGAATCCGCGCTCGAGAAAGGGTTCGGATTCTGCGACGTGGTGCTCGGCTGGGACTCCAACGACCAGCTTTACGACAACACGACGTTGACGGGCTGGCACACGGCCTATCCGGACGCGACGGCACGGGTGCTCCCCGAGACCATGCGCCTCATCCCCTTCGAGAACGATCTTCCGTTCTTCCTGGCCGAGTTCGACGGATATGCCGAGCCCGCGTGCCCTCGGGGCGTTCTGCGGCGGGTCCTGAAGAGGGCGGAGGATATGGGCTTTTGCGTATCCGCCGCCGCCGAATTCGAGTTCTTCCTCTTCGAGGAGACGCCCCATTCCGTGCGCGAGAAGGATTACCGCAATCTGAAGAACATCACGCCGGGCTTCTTCGGCTATTCGGTGCTGCGCTCAGGGGCGCATGCGGATTTCTATCACGAGCTCCTCGACCTTGCGAACAAGATGGATTTCGAGATCGAGGGGCTGCACACGGAAACCGGACCGGGCGTGCTGGAGGCGGCGATCCGGGTGGACGATGCGCTACGTGCGGCCGACAAGGCGGCTCTGTTCAAGACCTATACGAAGATCCTCGCGCAGCGCCGCGGCTGGATGGCGACCTTCATGGCCAAGTGGTCCCGCGACTGGCCCGGTCAATCGGGCCATCTGCATTCATCCTTGCGCGACCTCGGTACGGGCAAGGGGGCCTTTTACGACCCCGGCGCCAAATACGGCATGTCCGAGATCATGCGCTGGTACGTGGGCGGCCAGCAGAAGCTCATGCCCGAGATCCTCGCCATGGTGGCCTCGACGGTGAACAGCTATACCCGTCTCATCCCGGGTTTCTGGGCGCCGACGGATTCCGCCTGGGGCGTGGAGAACCGAACCACGGCGCTTCGGGTCATTCCGGGCTCCGAGAAGTCCCAGCGCGTCGAGTACCGGGTCGCCGCCGCCGACATCAACCCCTATATTGCTCTGGCGGCAGCCATCGGCTCCGGGCTCTGGGGCATCGAGAACCGCATCGAGCCCGGCGAGCCGGTCGAAGGGAACGCCTATGCGGTGGAGCACCCGAAGGAACGGGCCTTGCCGCGTTCCCTGGGCGAGGCAGCCCACAGGCTGAGGAACTCGCAGGCTGCGCGCCATCTCTTCGGCGACACCTTCGTCGACCATTATGCCGCGACGCGTGAATGGGAGGAGCGGGAGGCCCGCAAGGCCATTACGGATTGGCAGCTCGCCCGCTACTTCGAAATCATTTAA
- a CDS encoding amino acid permease, translating to MSVGQGSSGVHAPPVGAQSSAGITYTTVDDSYFEARRLKRHARVWSLWALGVGAVISGHYSGWNLGLANGFGSMFFATIIIAIMYLGLTFSIAEMSPALPHTGGAYSFARTSMGPWAGYVTGIAENIEFVLTPAVIVFFISSYLSAIFETAPAFQPVYWILCYALFVGLNIVGVELSFRVTVTVTVLALAVLAFFYGSVLLSGQIDFSRWALNIGADGAELPGGGGPFLPNGIVGILASLPFAVWLFLAIEQLPLAAEESHDPQADMPKGIIAGILTLITSAFLVLFLNTSIAPGAAGLGKSGEPLLEGFRTLFGTDIAKILAAIAVIGLIASFHTIIFAFGRQIYSLSRAGYFPSFLSVTHGERKTPHIALITGAVTGLLVMLIIWFSLGADAGGALIGGTLLNMAVAGAMLAYFMQGMSYIVLKKKFPQLHRPYSSPFGLAGAVICMVIAAVTLVFQFSDAAFRTAVMGVAAYYAVMMAYFLVHGRHKLILSPEEEFAVSRGETEYKSY from the coding sequence ATGTCAGTCGGACAGGGAAGTTCGGGGGTTCACGCCCCGCCGGTCGGAGCGCAGAGTTCCGCCGGCATCACCTATACAACCGTGGATGACAGTTACTTCGAAGCGCGGCGTCTCAAGCGTCATGCGCGCGTCTGGTCGCTCTGGGCGCTCGGCGTGGGGGCCGTGATCTCGGGCCATTACTCAGGCTGGAATCTGGGCCTCGCCAACGGCTTCGGCTCCATGTTCTTCGCCACCATCATCATCGCCATCATGTATCTGGGCCTGACCTTCTCCATCGCGGAGATGTCGCCGGCTTTGCCGCATACGGGCGGCGCCTATTCCTTCGCGCGCACCTCCATGGGACCATGGGCGGGCTACGTCACGGGTATCGCGGAGAACATCGAGTTCGTGCTGACGCCCGCCGTCATCGTGTTCTTCATCAGCTCGTACCTGTCGGCGATCTTCGAGACCGCACCCGCATTCCAGCCCGTCTATTGGATCCTCTGTTATGCCCTCTTCGTCGGCCTGAACATCGTCGGCGTCGAGCTGTCCTTCAGGGTGACCGTCACCGTGACCGTCCTGGCCCTCGCCGTCCTGGCCTTCTTCTACGGATCGGTCCTGCTGTCCGGTCAAATCGACTTCTCGCGCTGGGCCCTGAATATCGGGGCCGACGGCGCCGAGCTGCCGGGCGGCGGAGGCCCGTTCCTCCCCAATGGAATCGTCGGTATCCTGGCCTCGCTGCCGTTCGCCGTCTGGCTCTTCCTCGCCATCGAGCAGCTGCCGCTCGCAGCAGAGGAATCGCACGATCCACAGGCCGACATGCCGAAGGGTATCATCGCCGGCATCCTGACCCTCATCACCTCCGCCTTTCTCGTGCTCTTCCTGAACACGAGCATCGCGCCGGGCGCCGCGGGGCTCGGCAAGTCGGGCGAGCCGCTGCTCGAGGGGTTCCGGACCCTCTTTGGAACGGACATCGCCAAGATCCTCGCGGCCATCGCGGTGATCGGCCTCATCGCCTCGTTCCACACAATCATCTTCGCCTTCGGACGCCAGATCTATTCGCTGTCGCGGGCCGGGTATTTCCCGAGCTTCCTGTCGGTGACCCATGGCGAACGCAAGACGCCGCATATCGCCCTGATCACGGGCGCGGTGACCGGCCTCCTGGTGATGCTGATCATCTGGTTCTCCCTAGGCGCCGATGCGGGCGGCGCCCTGATCGGCGGCACGCTGCTCAACATGGCCGTGGCCGGCGCGATGCTGGCCTATTTCATGCAGGGCATGTCCTATATCGTGCTCAAGAAGAAGTTCCCGCAGCTGCACCGGCCCTATTCGAGCCCGTTCGGTCTTGCGGGCGCCGTGATCTGCATGGTCATCGCCGCCGTCACGCTCGTCTTCCAGTTCTCCGATGCGGCCTTCCGCACGGCCGTCATGGGCGTTGCGGCCTATTATGCGGTCATGATGGCCTACTTCCTGGTTCATGGACGCCACAAGCTCATCCTCTCGCCGGAGGAGGAGTTCGCCGTCTCCAGGGGCGAGACCGAATACAAGTCCTATTGA
- a CDS encoding aldehyde dehydrogenase family protein gives MADTDIVCISPIDGRELVRRPLMSDAAIDEAITSARAAQAAWRHVPLDERAGKVSAFLEALIAMNQEVVPEIAQMMGRPVRYGGEFRGVEERARHMIRIAEKSLQPLSADDEKPGFRRMIKREPVGLVLVVAPWNYPYLTAINTIVPALMAGNAVLLKHASQTLLAGERFQMAMDRAGMPKGLFRNLYLSHDQTGRILSSGLVDHCNFTGSVAGGRAIERAAAGTFTSLGLELGGKDPAYVREDANIDHAIENLVDGAFFNSGQCCCGIERIYVHEKHYDRFVEGSIELVNKYVLGNPLEDATTLGPMAHRRFADLVRDQNAQALAKGARAHIDAKNFPADTGSTAYLAPQVLTDVEHSMSVMREESFGPTVGIMKVKSDEEAIRLMNDSAYGLSAAIWTSDVDAAEAIGEKLETGTVFMNRCDYLDPALAWTGVKDTGRGASLSRLAYEFLTRPKSYHLRQI, from the coding sequence ATGGCTGATACCGATATCGTCTGTATTTCTCCGATCGACGGACGCGAGCTTGTCCGCCGTCCCCTCATGTCCGATGCGGCCATCGACGAGGCGATCACGTCCGCCCGCGCGGCGCAAGCGGCGTGGCGCCACGTGCCCTTGGACGAGCGCGCGGGCAAGGTCTCGGCCTTCCTCGAAGCGCTCATCGCCATGAACCAGGAGGTCGTGCCGGAAATCGCCCAGATGATGGGCCGCCCGGTGCGCTATGGCGGCGAGTTCCGCGGTGTCGAAGAGCGTGCGCGCCATATGATCCGCATTGCGGAAAAGAGTCTCCAGCCCCTTTCCGCCGATGACGAGAAGCCGGGCTTCCGACGCATGATCAAGCGTGAGCCGGTAGGACTCGTGCTGGTCGTCGCACCATGGAATTATCCCTATCTCACCGCCATCAACACCATCGTGCCCGCGCTCATGGCCGGCAATGCGGTGTTGTTGAAGCACGCCTCGCAGACCTTGCTCGCCGGCGAGCGTTTCCAGATGGCGATGGATCGCGCGGGCATGCCGAAAGGCCTGTTCCGGAACCTGTACCTCAGCCACGATCAGACGGGCCGCATCTTGAGCAGCGGTCTCGTGGATCATTGCAACTTCACCGGCTCGGTGGCAGGCGGGCGCGCCATCGAGCGCGCGGCGGCGGGCACCTTCACGTCGCTGGGCCTCGAACTCGGCGGCAAGGACCCGGCCTATGTGCGCGAGGATGCGAATATCGACCATGCGATCGAGAACCTGGTCGACGGCGCGTTCTTCAACTCGGGCCAGTGCTGTTGCGGTATCGAGCGCATTTATGTGCATGAGAAGCACTACGATCGTTTCGTGGAGGGCTCCATCGAGCTGGTCAACAAGTACGTGCTCGGCAACCCGCTGGAGGATGCGACGACGCTCGGCCCAATGGCGCATCGGCGGTTCGCCGATCTCGTGCGCGATCAGAATGCGCAAGCGCTGGCGAAGGGCGCGAGGGCTCATATCGATGCGAAGAACTTTCCCGCGGATACGGGCAGCACAGCCTATCTGGCGCCTCAGGTCCTCACCGATGTCGAACATTCCATGAGCGTCATGCGCGAGGAGAGCTTCGGGCCCACCGTCGGCATCATGAAGGTGAAGAGCGACGAGGAGGCGATCCGCCTCATGAATGACTCGGCCTATGGCCTCTCGGCGGCCATCTGGACCTCCGACGTGGATGCCGCTGAGGCGATTGGCGAGAAGCTCGAAACCGGAACCGTCTTCATGAACCGTTGCGATTATCTCGATCCGGCTCTCGCCTGGACCGGCGTGAAGGATACGGGCCGCGGCGCGAGCCTGTCGCGTTTGGCCTACGAGTTCCTCACCCGTCCGAAATCCTATCATCTCCGTCAGATCTGA
- a CDS encoding ABC transporter ATP-binding protein — translation MNQISSISSLSRSPASKKQAASVEFRNVTKRYGTVTAVDDVSFTIAPGQLVTLLGPSGCGKTTTLRMIAGLEMASEGQILIGGRDVTNLSAADRDVSMVFQSYALFPHMSVLENVAYGPTVQGVSKKNAYEMAMEKLALIGLKGLEKRAPSELSGGQQQRVAVARALVLEPQVLLFDEPLSNLDAKLRRRVREDIRELQQSLNLTVAYVTHDQEEALAVSDHIIVMSNARIAQTGTPRELYEEPADLFVADFIGDANIVSGEVIDGSGATANVRIGGVNLELPRRGVGQGPVKLAIRPDAITLDDGSNASGKTMGTVRKASYLGTQVEYEVESPVGTLFVVQYGRKDSIAAGTPVAIAFAPERGIAIIPGA, via the coding sequence ATGAACCAGATATCCTCCATCAGCTCCCTGTCCCGCTCCCCGGCATCCAAGAAACAGGCGGCTTCGGTCGAGTTTCGCAACGTGACGAAGCGCTACGGAACCGTCACGGCCGTGGACGACGTATCCTTCACCATCGCGCCCGGCCAGCTCGTGACGCTGCTCGGCCCCTCCGGCTGCGGGAAAACGACGACGCTGCGCATGATTGCAGGTCTCGAAATGGCGAGCGAAGGCCAGATTCTGATCGGCGGACGCGACGTGACGAACCTGTCCGCCGCGGATCGCGACGTGAGCATGGTGTTCCAGTCCTATGCGCTCTTTCCGCATATGTCGGTTCTGGAGAACGTGGCCTATGGGCCGACCGTGCAGGGCGTCTCCAAGAAGAATGCTTACGAGATGGCCATGGAGAAACTCGCGCTGATCGGCCTGAAGGGTCTCGAAAAGCGCGCTCCCTCGGAGCTCTCCGGCGGCCAGCAGCAGCGTGTGGCCGTTGCGCGCGCGCTCGTCCTGGAGCCGCAGGTGCTGCTGTTCGACGAACCCCTGTCGAATCTCGATGCCAAACTGCGCCGCCGCGTGCGCGAAGACATCCGCGAACTGCAGCAGAGCCTCAATCTCACCGTGGCCTATGTCACCCACGATCAGGAGGAGGCGCTCGCCGTCTCCGACCACATCATCGTCATGTCGAACGCCCGGATCGCTCAGACGGGCACACCGCGAGAGCTCTATGAGGAACCCGCGGACCTGTTCGTCGCCGACTTCATCGGCGATGCCAATATCGTCTCCGGCGAGGTCATCGACGGATCGGGAGCGACGGCGAATGTGCGGATTGGCGGCGTGAACCTCGAGCTTCCTCGTCGCGGCGTGGGACAGGGGCCTGTGAAGCTCGCGATCCGCCCCGATGCGATCACGCTCGACGACGGCTCGAACGCTAGCGGTAAAACGATGGGAACGGTCAGGAAAGCATCCTATCTCGGCACGCAGGTGGAATACGAGGTGGAGAGCCCCGTCGGGACCCTGTTCGTCGTTCAATATGGCCGCAAGGATTCCATCGCTGCCGGCACGCCGGTCGCGATCGCCTTCGCGCCGGAGCGTGGCATCGCGATCATTCCCGGAGCCTGA
- a CDS encoding winged helix-turn-helix transcriptional regulator translates to MTPSHIHVPTDCHTVTEILSRVGDKWSVQVVVQLGGGSKRFNELRRVVGGISQRMLTLTLRGLERDGLVTRTVYPTIPPRVEYRLTELGCSLLKTVKALGSWAIENRQQILQARRRFDEAAGTVARSDAA, encoded by the coding sequence ATGACACCCAGTCACATCCATGTGCCCACCGACTGCCATACGGTGACGGAGATTCTCTCCCGCGTCGGCGACAAATGGAGCGTCCAGGTCGTGGTGCAGCTCGGTGGCGGCTCTAAGAGATTCAACGAGTTACGCCGCGTCGTCGGAGGAATCTCGCAGCGGATGCTGACCCTGACCCTGCGCGGATTGGAGCGTGACGGGCTCGTGACGCGCACGGTCTACCCCACGATCCCGCCGCGGGTAGAGTACCGTCTGACAGAGCTGGGTTGCAGCCTGCTCAAGACTGTGAAGGCCCTCGGCTCATGGGCGATCGAGAACCGGCAGCAGATCCTGCAGGCGCGTCGACGCTTCGACGAGGCCGCAGGTACTGTCGCGCGATCGGACGCAGCCTGA
- a CDS encoding NADPH-dependent FMN reductase, with protein sequence MRAADAFAFVTPEYNHSPSPALVNALDYLSSEWHYKPAAFVSYGGVSGGLRAAQMTRLIVVGLRMMPIPENISIQHYAQYLDEEKTFTPPAQIVASVEPMLDELHKWAESLKALRTRPSASCGPGGPR encoded by the coding sequence GTGCGGGCGGCCGACGCCTTCGCGTTCGTGACGCCGGAATATAACCATAGCCCATCGCCCGCGCTGGTGAACGCTTTGGATTATCTCTCCAGCGAGTGGCACTACAAACCCGCTGCATTCGTGAGCTATGGGGGTGTATCGGGAGGCCTTCGCGCCGCCCAGATGACCAGGCTGATCGTCGTCGGCCTCAGGATGATGCCGATCCCCGAAAACATCTCCATCCAGCATTACGCTCAGTATCTGGATGAAGAAAAGACCTTCACGCCACCGGCTCAGATTGTCGCCTCGGTCGAACCCATGCTCGACGAGTTGCACAAATGGGCGGAGAGCCTGAAGGCCCTACGCACTCGGCCGAGCGCATCGTGCGGACCCGGCGGCCCGCGCTAG
- a CDS encoding winged helix-turn-helix transcriptional regulator, whose product MTEILARTGDKWSVEVLVQLGHGPRRFNELRRDVNGISQRIMTLTLRNLERDGIVARTVFPTVPPRVEYRLTDLGRSLLSAIAPLVEWIVGNRSEIISARRRFDGQDPAHCTGSCRC is encoded by the coding sequence GTGACGGAAATCCTGGCGCGCACCGGAGACAAGTGGAGTGTCGAGGTCCTGGTCCAACTCGGGCATGGACCCAGGCGCTTCAATGAGCTGCGTCGAGACGTCAACGGGATTTCCCAGCGTATCATGACCCTCACGCTGCGGAATCTGGAGCGGGACGGGATTGTCGCACGAACGGTTTTTCCGACCGTTCCGCCGCGTGTCGAGTATCGGCTGACGGATCTCGGACGCTCTCTGCTGAGCGCCATCGCGCCTCTCGTCGAATGGATTGTCGGAAACCGAAGCGAGATCATCTCCGCGAGACGGCGCTTCGATGGACAGGATCCTGCCCATTGTACGGGATCTTGCCGGTGTTGA
- a CDS encoding ion channel: MHHAPSRKDGGKPRWKLIERLRFLYEGDAPEAHRFRYGLLLFDVITILFIVITSFLPRYPFEERVDMVIGFGVLADFLARIVISRNRWRDLAHPATFADIAAIVSFLAPVVGEGVGFLRILRTVRLLRTYQLLVRLRSDSPFFRRNEEVIIASVNLGVFIFIMTGFVYETQRWTNHDIGNYIDALYFTIATLTTTGFGDITLTGTLGHLISVIIMICGVTLFLRLVQVLLRPNKVRHPCPVCGLQRHDRDAVHCKACGTVLNIPDEGDV; encoded by the coding sequence ATGCATCACGCGCCCTCTCGGAAAGATGGCGGAAAGCCCCGCTGGAAATTGATCGAGCGGCTCAGGTTTCTCTATGAGGGCGATGCTCCGGAAGCGCACCGGTTCCGTTATGGCCTTCTGCTCTTCGACGTCATCACGATCCTCTTCATCGTCATCACGTCCTTCCTGCCACGCTATCCCTTCGAAGAGCGGGTCGATATGGTGATCGGCTTCGGCGTTCTGGCCGATTTTCTGGCCCGGATCGTCATCAGCCGGAACCGGTGGCGCGACCTCGCCCATCCAGCCACCTTCGCCGATATCGCCGCTATCGTGTCCTTTCTCGCCCCTGTGGTCGGCGAGGGCGTCGGCTTTCTGCGCATCCTGCGCACCGTTCGGCTGCTACGGACCTATCAGCTTCTGGTGCGGCTGCGCTCCGACAGCCCCTTTTTCAGGCGCAACGAGGAGGTGATCATTGCGAGCGTCAATCTCGGCGTCTTCATCTTCATCATGACGGGGTTCGTCTACGAGACGCAGCGCTGGACCAATCACGACATCGGCAATTACATCGATGCGCTCTACTTCACCATCGCGACGCTTACCACAACGGGTTTCGGCGACATCACGCTCACGGGCACCCTGGGGCACCTGATCTCGGTCATCATCATGATCTGCGGCGTGACGCTGTTCCTGCGCCTCGTGCAGGTTCTCCTGCGGCCCAACAAGGTGCGTCACCCCTGTCCCGTCTGCGGGTTGCAGCGTCACGACAGGGATGCGGTGCACTGCAAGGCCTGCGGCACGGTCCTCAACATTCCGGATGAAGGCGACGTCTAG
- a CDS encoding NADPH-dependent FMN reductase yields MTLKLHTIVASTRPGRIGPGIAQWFNDFAAQHGKFDPVLVDLAEFNLPIFDEPEHPRLRNYHHAHTKAWSESVASADAFVFVTPEYNYGPPPSLLNALNYLALEWGYTPAGFVSYGGISGGMRAVQVTKQILTTFKVMPIPEGVPMPMVFQNLDNGKLKPADIYKTSAATMLDELHRWAESLKAVRSQHKASLQTKAQAA; encoded by the coding sequence ATGACGCTCAAGCTTCATACTATCGTGGCCAGCACGCGCCCTGGCCGCATCGGGCCCGGCATCGCACAATGGTTCAACGACTTTGCCGCCCAGCATGGCAAGTTCGACCCCGTTCTAGTGGATCTGGCGGAGTTCAACCTGCCCATCTTCGACGAACCTGAGCACCCGCGCCTGAGGAACTATCACCACGCCCACACCAAAGCTTGGAGCGAAAGCGTGGCGTCGGCCGACGCCTTCGTGTTCGTGACGCCCGAATACAATTACGGGCCGCCCCCTTCGCTGCTGAACGCCCTCAACTATCTCGCACTCGAATGGGGCTACACGCCCGCGGGCTTCGTGAGCTATGGCGGCATTTCGGGCGGCATGCGCGCCGTGCAGGTCACGAAGCAGATCCTCACCACGTTCAAGGTGATGCCGATTCCGGAAGGCGTGCCGATGCCGATGGTGTTCCAGAACCTGGACAACGGAAAGCTGAAGCCGGCGGACATCTACAAGACCTCCGCCGCCACGATGCTGGACGAGCTGCACAGATGGGCCGAGAGCCTGAAGGCCGTTCGCAGCCAGCACAAGGCCTCGCTGCAGACGAAGGCTCAGGCTGCTTAA
- a CDS encoding HAD family hydrolase, whose product MLKALIFDMDGTLVHSDPVHLRAFAEVLSPEGVTIDEHVYRSTIIGRTNESIFATLLPHRSVEEHVAFADEKEAAFRRLALDLKPLDGLVELLDWADERGIGTALVTNAPHLNAEHMLDVLGITKRFPVQVTIDQVERGKPDPLPYLTALERLGVRADEAIAFEDSPSGMKAAKAASLFSFGMLTGLTAQDMRDVGADVVIADFHASALWNVLHSKAAA is encoded by the coding sequence ATGCTCAAAGCTCTGATTTTCGACATGGATGGCACTCTGGTGCACAGCGACCCCGTCCATCTGCGGGCATTCGCGGAGGTTCTCAGCCCCGAAGGCGTGACGATCGACGAGCATGTCTACCGCTCTACGATCATCGGCCGCACCAATGAGTCCATCTTCGCCACTCTCCTGCCCCACCGTTCGGTCGAAGAACATGTGGCCTTCGCCGACGAAAAGGAGGCGGCGTTCCGCCGCCTGGCTCTCGATCTGAAGCCCCTGGACGGTCTCGTCGAGCTTCTCGACTGGGCGGATGAGCGCGGGATCGGGACTGCGCTCGTCACCAATGCCCCCCACCTCAATGCGGAGCACATGCTGGACGTCCTTGGAATCACCAAGCGTTTTCCCGTCCAGGTCACGATCGACCAGGTGGAGCGTGGAAAGCCGGATCCCCTTCCCTATCTGACGGCCCTGGAACGCCTGGGCGTGCGCGCGGACGAGGCCATCGCCTTCGAGGATTCACCCTCGGGCATGAAAGCCGCCAAAGCCGCAAGCCTCTTCTCCTTCGGTATGCTCACCGGCCTGACCGCACAGGACATGCGCGACGTGGGCGCGGACGTCGTCATCGCAGATTTTCACGCCTCTGCGCTGTGGAATGTCCTCCACAGCAAAGCGGCCGCCTGA
- a CDS encoding cupin domain-containing protein gives MDDDSGSDIQVTLARAAAHLSAAGPFKTFFEQGDEITVELYAPVGTDKQQPHERDELYIIASGHGTFSRGDEIVTFGPGDLLYVPAHVPHRFETFSDEFKTWVIFYGPKRIRPTP, from the coding sequence ATGGACGACGATTCCGGCAGCGACATCCAAGTCACGCTTGCTCGAGCAGCGGCGCATCTTTCGGCGGCGGGACCGTTCAAGACGTTCTTCGAACAGGGTGACGAGATCACCGTCGAACTCTATGCGCCGGTCGGCACCGACAAGCAGCAGCCGCACGAGCGGGATGAGCTCTACATCATCGCGTCAGGGCACGGCACCTTCAGCCGTGGGGATGAAATCGTGACGTTCGGCCCCGGCGATCTGCTCTATGTGCCGGCTCATGTCCCGCATCGTTTCGAGACTTTTTCGGACGAGTTCAAAACCTGGGTGATCTTTTACGGTCCCAAGCGCATTCGACCCACCCCATAA